A region of the Pygocentrus nattereri isolate fPygNat1 chromosome 27, fPygNat1.pri, whole genome shotgun sequence genome:
GAAAGCATGACTAAACCATACCAGTTTAAGGTTGGTAGAAAAACATGGAAGGTAGACACCAAAGAATGGTCTCCACCTGTCTTGTAGGTTCTGTAGAGTCACCATGAAAAAATTCTCCCTAAAAGAAAGATTTAACTTGCAAAGAGCATAGCATGAAATAAGAAAGAGAATTTGATGAAAATACGAGAGAGCTAATCCCAGCAAAGGAGCTGATAGCTCCACTTTGTTGCCTGCCTCCCTGGTGCAGCCAGCTGGGATATTTGCATAAGCAGTGAaggagagggatggagagagcgagacacGGAGAGGAGGGGTGTATTCACCCCAGACACTCCCACAGTCTATAAAGCCCAACCATGCTGAATCGCTCAGACTGAAACCACACGTGGAGCTCGGCTCAGAGGGAGAGAGCTTACTGCTGAGGCAATGAGAGGCACACTGAAGCACCAAGCCTTGAAGAAACAGAGGTTGTGAATCCAAGATCTCAGACAGACAAAGTCAAGCCAAGTGAACGTGAGGAAAGGCGACCCTACAAAGACTAGGAGATATAGTTATCATCTCTGGACAAGCTTATAAAAGGAGCAGAGAAGAACCTTCTCGTGTTGCTACGCAGGACTTTAATGCCAAAGTGATGCCACAGTGGAGCACAACCCATGCTCAAGAGGACTAGGATGTGTGGCAAGTAAGTCACAACCCTGCATGCCTTGCAGTTCCTTATACTGTGTGATCCATGAATGCGTGACTGTGGAACTCTAAGCCAAAGACAGTTCTAGAAGTTTCTTCGCCTGGTAAAAGATGTCATTCGCGATGGTACGCCCGGCCCCAAGCCGCTACCTCTACTCCGAGATCTCCATGATGTCCGAGGACGATGAGAACGGCAGTGAGAGCTCGGGCTCTGACGACCGCTCCTTCCGCCTGGACACCTCCAGTTACGAGCTCAAAGTGGGCAGCAGGAAGCGGAAGCCAGGCAGCGGAGGGGGTGGAGGAGGGCGGCTCGGGATAGTGCCATCGGGCACGGGAAGTGGTCCTATGATGGGCGAAGGTCGGCAGCGTAACGCAGCCAACGCGAGGGAGCGGGACCGCACCAACAGCGTCAACACGGCCTTCACCGCCCTCAGGACTCTGATCCCGACCGAGCCGGCAGACAGAAAGCTGTCAAAGATTGAGACTCTCCGCCTCGCCTCCAGCTACATCTCGCACCTGGGCAACGTGCTGCTGGTAGGCGAGGGCTGCGGGGATGGGCAACCGTGCCACAGCAGCGGACCCTCTGCctcctattaccaccaccatGGGTCACCTGGAAGAGACGCTGAGAACTCGCAGCCCAAACAGATCTGCACTTTCTGCCTAAGCAACCAGAGGAAAATGGTGAGTGGCAAACATGGCCGTCTGGGACATTTTTCCGTAGTCTGAACTTTAaatctgttgaataaaaataaaagcatcagTTGGGCGATATTTCCCAAGGTGTCTGAATGAATTTGGTTTTAAGTGGTAGAGAAATGCAAAGCAAATGACTCTTCCCTCTGAGTAAGGTCACGGAGGGCAAACATGAACGTATTATATTGAACGTCAGCTGAAAACATACAAAGCTTACTTGATTTAAAATAAACCAATTTAGGTGTCAAGCACTAAAAGGTAAGAATCTCGATGGCTAAGGTCGAAACTAACATTACAATTACTGATTTACAGACAGAAGTCTTTCCAACGACAGACACTGTTATTGTCATCCATAGAGCTACCATGTCCAATCTCTAATCCACCTCAATAAACTTTGACAGTAAATTCACGTTTCCCAATATTTCATTTCCCAGCCTGAGTTAAGTCTCTTTATATTATGCACTGTATCTTTATGCTGCTACCATTACTTCATAGATGGTTGTAAGAAAAGATGAGATTAGCTCCAGGCAAACGGAAAGTATCCGATCAACAAGAGACTGTCAAGCGGTATACAAACACATCATCTGTCTTCCCCCCCTGCTGGTCCTCAGAGAGTGACTGCGCTGACCTTAGCCCGTAAAGCCAACACCACGgcgcattaaaaataaaaccgtAAATCACACCCTGGCCATAAGGAATACAATAAcaccaaaaccaaaaacagaGGGGAAAACTGTAATTTAAACTTGTGCAGCAAAGAGCCGTCAGATGTGAAATATAACATGCGCCCGAGACAATTAGAGTCAGCCATGAAGTTGGAACATATTCGGCTTCAGTATATCACCACCACAATGTGCATTTTACTCCTCAAAAACTTGACGCCCATCCAGAAAATCCAgttcaaggaaaaaaaagggaCCCTACTGAATTCAATGAACTGCAGATATCGAAATGGGAAAGGGTACAGAGGGCTAAAGTAGCAGGGAAATGGTACTGATGCAGACACTCTGTGTCCTGCTGAATTAAAATATGCGTACTTATGACAAATGGGCAAATGGGAGacataaatatgcaaatgtaaatgttccgTGATCTAAATATCAGGCCCGAAGCATTCTGGGAACATCTGTTCCCGTCTCTTCCGCCAAGCAGCACAGCACCATCCTGAGCGATTTACTCTCACATCCTGTGTTGTTCTAAGGTTCTTCCTCACTGCCCAATTAATAACTCTGTCAAGCAAAACACACAACCTGCTCCAGCCCTCAGCCCAGAGATCAATCTTAGTCATGGGTCATACCACAAACTGcgtgaaaatgtgaaataataaaatacagtctCAAACTGATAACTGCTGATCAGCTGAACTTGCAGAAGGAGTCTGATTTATTCCAAAGAAGCCCAGCTTTCAGGACCTTTAACCGTGGAAATGCTTCATACAAGTCCTTTAATATGTGGCccccataaaataaaaaagaaaaaccacaATGTTCCGATCACTGAACATCTCAAATCCCCCACAAAGCACAGCATGCACACAAGAAATTTGTGGGGCATCGTTTAAGAAACCAACACACTGCTCACCAACCCAACAAAGTACAATTTGCAGGgaaaactacataaaaaaaaaacgttcaaAGTCACCAAAGTCCACCACGTCACTGGCAAGAGTCTAATGACTTTAATAAATCCGGATCCTTctgcatataaataaaataagagtatCTGGGCCTTGAAGGTTGAATTCAGGAACTTTGTTTCAGTGCTTGAGCAATATTTAAACCAGATTGAGCCTCTCTTTGTAGTAGGGTTTAAGGGGCGCGAGGGCTCCCTCCAAACCACACTCGGCTCTTCACCCCTGCTTAGCGCTCATTATGCCGTGAAAAGCGCTGCTCGGCCAAGACTCACTGTTTTATTGTTGctaaagaaagagggaggaaaaacaTGCCCAAAAGAAAACACTTTGAGGCAGAACGAAACTCAATGTTTGGCTGTTGCCAACATTTAAATGTCTATAATCAGAgacaaaagagacagagaggtctTCAGGAACCACCACCAGACTCAAGAGTGGCAGACTAAATGAAACACAGGCAGTCGGTCACCGTGTTAGCTGTGTGCAAGTCAAGGGTAAGAACTGATTTGTGCATGTGGGGGGAAAATAAATTTTGCCATAAAATTTCTTCCGCAGAAAAGCGTACATCTggaaaatatttcattcaagACTCAGACAGTATCTCAGTCTCTCCCGCCTCAACGTTATAGTACAAATATCAACAAACAACACCACAGCGTTTCTCAATATCCCTGAATGAATATCTGACGGAAAcacgttttcatttttttgaatgCATATTCCTGTCCTTTCCCTGCAGAGCCACACAGGTCATTAGACGTGAGCTCTCTTCTTGCAACATGAAATATCGGTATAATAGCTTTAGCAGGTGAGGACAGGGGCTTCAGAAGACGATGGCAGGGGGATTGCTCAACCGGACGCACAGGAGGGAGGGCTGGTGTGCGGAGAGAAGGAGCGGGGGCGAGTCTGTTGAGACAGAGCACGTTCAAAACAGCCTGTACGTGCGTGCAGCTCAGGTACCTAGTCACGCTTCCTCTCAGAGTTAAAGGTGGCTGAGCAGGTTGCTTATTGAGTGAGGAGCAGGCCCCAGAGCTGGGCATCCACAACGCTGCCCATGCTTTCTGTCTAACTGCTGAGGACACCTTCAATACTAACACGGAAGAGTTCAGAGCGgttgttcacattaccaggaacaaacacccaacacatcatgaaataattattacatatacacatgc
Encoded here:
- the scxa gene encoding basic helix-loop-helix transcription factor scleraxis; amino-acid sequence: MSFAMVRPAPSRYLYSEISMMSEDDENGSESSGSDDRSFRLDTSSYELKVGSRKRKPGSGGGGGGRLGIVPSGTGSGPMMGEGRQRNAANARERDRTNSVNTAFTALRTLIPTEPADRKLSKIETLRLASSYISHLGNVLLVGEGCGDGQPCHSSGPSASYYHHHGSPGRDAENSQPKQICTFCLSNQRKMSKDRERKTALRS